In Mustelus asterias chromosome 16, sMusAst1.hap1.1, whole genome shotgun sequence, one DNA window encodes the following:
- the LOC144505564 gene encoding protocadherin-10-like, whose amino-acid sequence MTSLLSSGVSKRPVLYVLLICVAYSCCENIHYTIPEELELSDFVGNIASDLGLDIKQLMARGFRIATENKIQYLDVNLKTGILFIKEKIDRDELCEQSFTCVLMLEAVVENPLQLYRIEIEILDLNDNAPVFQRKEVHLEISELMPAGTTFPLQGATDADAGTNMVRSYQLSPNEYFTLKSQADTELTGTPELVLERPLDREQQSTHRLTLTAFDGGIPQKSGTTQININVIDANDNAPVCEQNVYHITTAENVRKNTLIVKVTAVDLDEGLNGEVTYSLSENTADRVREVFSLNSVNGEIRVTGPLDFEETENYQVLIQAKDRGTHPVPVYCKVLIKVTDVNDNYPEIITKSTLNSIQENASPNTAVALFRVTDRDSTNRQKVYCRIARDIPFKLNSSSSNYYTLVTHSDTDREKVPEYNITITCTDTGSPPLSTTKTIRVQVSDINDNAPRFKQHSLIMYVTENNVIGSSIGSVSAFDPDSNENAALSYSIVDNLINGSPASSFVSINTASGVIFAQRSFDFEHIKSFEFHVKVRDAGSPPLSSNALVNVIIVDQNDNAPVIVSPLPNKESVVEETIPRSVESGYLVAKVTATDADSGLNAQLSYHLRQPTDNGLFTAAPETGEIWTVRRFARKDSLRQNIVILVRDNGTPSLSVTAIIHVSVQDDTTEGASNRGMVGKSEPWQSDFKNYLMIFFGITSSLFLVAIVILSFKVHKDRNATNSYCCCWKMAHFLRKDSLHGTQRASVNLQIPLNYAEARGNETLPQIFRYDKCQDTTVNDFMFPKLHGMKAPMIDIMTGSCVISEHEKTLNSVSRENTEYHEVST is encoded by the coding sequence ATGACCTCCTTGCTTTCTAGCGGGGTGTCGAAAAGGCCCGTTCTTTATGTGCTACTCATATGCGTTGCATATTCATGTTGTGAGAACATTCACTACACAATTCCTGAAGAACTGGAGCTTAGTGACTTTGTTGGTAATATCGCTTCGGACCTGGGGTTAGACATTAAACAGCTAATGGCACGGGGATTTCGGATTGCAACTGAAAATAAAATACAATATTTAGATGTCAATTTAAAAACTGGAATTCTATTTATAAAAGAAAAAATAGACAGAGACGAGCTTTGTGAACAAAGCTTCACATGTGTATTGATGCTGGAGGCTGTGGTTGAAAATCCGCTTCAGCTATATCGTATAGAAATTGAGATTCTCGACCTAAATGACAACGCGCCCGTGTTCCAGAGAAAAGAGGTTCATTTAGAAATCTCGGAACTGATGCCGGCTGGAACGACTTTTCCACTCCAGGGCGCCACGGACGCGGACGCTGGGACCAACATGGTTCGCTCCTACCAACTGAGCCCAAACGAGTATTTCACTTTGAAATCACAGGCAGATACCGAATTAACTGGCACCCCAGAACTGGTGCTGGAGCGGCCCCTAGACCGAGAGCAACAATCCACACATCGGTTAACACTGACAGCGTTTGATGGAGGAATTCCACAAAAATCCGGAACCACCCAGATTAACATCAATGTGATTGATGCAAACGACAATGCCCCAGTTTGCGAACAAAACGTCTATCACATCACCACTGCGGAAAACGTGCGTAAAAATACATTGATTGTTAAAGTAACTGCGGTGGATTTGGACGAAGGCCTTAATGGTGAGGTAACTTATTCTTTGAGCGAGAACACTGCGGATAGAGTTCGGGAAGTATTCAGTTTAAATTCGGTAAACGGAGAAATTAGAGTAACCGGTCCTCTGGACTTTGAAGAAACAGAGAATTATCAGGTTTTGATACAAGCTAAGGACAGAGGTACACACCCAGTACCCGTATACTGTAAAGTTCTGATAAAGGTTACTGATGTCAATGATAATTATCCTGAAATAATAACAAAATCGACATTGAACAGTATCCAGGAAAACGCGTCTCCCAACACTGCAGTAGCTCTTTTCCGGGTTACGGACCGAGATTCTACAAACAGACAGAAGGTTTATTGTCGAATCGCCAGAGATATACCTTTTAAATTGAATAGTTCTTCTAGTAACTACTATACATTGGTCACTCATAGTGATACAGACCGTGAAAAAGTGCCAGAGTACAATATTACCATTACATGTACAGATACTGGTTCCCCTCCCTTGTCGACTACGAAAACCATCCGAGTTCAAGTCTCAGACATAAACGACAACGCGCCACGTTTTAAGCAACATTCGCTCATCATGTATGTCACAGAAAATAATGTAATTGGTTCCTCTATTGGCTCGGTGTCAGCCTTTGATCCAGATTCCAATGAAAATGCTGCATTGTCGTATTCCATTGTCGACAATCTGATAAATGGTTCACCGGCATCTTCATTTGTCTCAATAAACACAGCCAGTGGTGTGATATTTGCACAGCGCTCATTTGATTTTGAACATATAAAATCTTTTGAGTTCCATGTCAAGGTAAGAGACGCTGGTTCGCCACCTCTCAGCAGTAATGCACTTGTGAATGTGATCATCGTCGATCAGAATGACAATGCTCCCGTGATCGTGTCGCCGTTGCCAAATAAAGAATCAGTGGTAGAGGAAACAATACCAAGATCCGTCGAATCGGGTTACTTGGTTGCAAAAGTGACAGCCACTGATGCCGATTCTGGTTTGAACGCTCAGCTTTCCTATCACCTGCGTCAGCCGACTGATAACGGCCTGTTTACGGCGGCTCCGGAAACAGGAGAAATCTGGACAGTTCGCCGCTTTGCGCGTAAAGATTCACTCAGGCAAAACATCGTAATTTTGGTGAGGGACAATGGAACCCCGTCCCTTTCAGTTACAGCCATCATCCATGTATCAGTGCAGGACGATACTACAGAAGGCGCATCTAATAGAGGCATGGTGGGGAAATCTGAGCCTTGGCAATCtgattttaaaaactatttgatGATCTTTTTTGGTATAACATCATCCCTTTTCCTTGTGGCTATTGTAATCCTTAGTTTTAAGGTTCACAAAGATAGGAATGCAACTAACAGTTACTGTTGCTGTTGGAAAATGGCGCATTTTCTCCGGAAGGACTCGCTCCATGGAACTCAAAGGGCGAGTGTAAACCTTCAAATACCACTCAATTATGCAGAGGCGCGTGGCAACGAAACTCTCCCACAAATATTTCGGTATGACAAGTGTCAAGATACAACCGTGAACGATTTTATGTTTCCAAAGTTGCATGGTATGAAGGCACCCATGATTGATATTATGACTGGCTCATGTGTCATTTCCGAGCACGAAAAAACCTTAAACTCTGTCAGCAGGGAAAACACTGAATACCACGAGGTAAGCACTTAA